A genomic window from Elaeis guineensis isolate ETL-2024a chromosome 3, EG11, whole genome shotgun sequence includes:
- the LOC105041611 gene encoding multifunctional methyltransferase subunit TRM112 homolog A — MRLLTHNMLSCNIKGVSNGFPLRLEAEKWVEKEVELNADFLRGIFPKIEWKALAGAARAIGYDQLPDEADASMLDSDDFLRRFHHALLELHVEEGALVCPETGRRFPINKGIPNMLLHEDEV; from the coding sequence ATGAGGCTTTTGACTCACAACATGCTATCGTGCAACATAAAGGGGGTGAGCAACGGATTCCCCCTTCGACTGGAGGCGGAGAAGTGGGTGGAGAAGGAGGTGGAGCTCAACGCCGACTTCCTCCGCGGCATCTTCCCCAAGATCGAGTGGAAGGCCCTCGCCGGCGCCGCCCGTGCCATCGGCTACGACCAGCTTCCCGACGAGGCCGATGCCTCCATGCTCGACTCCGACGATTTCCTCCGCCGCTTCCACCACGCGCTGCTCGAGCTCCATGTCGAGGAGGGCGCCCTAGTCTGCCCCGAGACCGGCCGCCGCTTCCCCATCAACAAGGGCATCCCCAACATGCTCCTCCACGAGGACGAGGTCTGA
- the LOC105041609 gene encoding ubiquitin carboxyl-terminal hydrolase 4 has product MVMGAAGSKLEKALGDQFPEGERYFGLENFGNTCYCNSVLQALYFCLPFREQLLEYYANNKTGGEAEDNLLTCLADLFTQISSQKKKTGVIAPKRFVQRVKKQNELFRSYMHQDAHEFLNFLLNELVDILEKENAAKTSPEISSSSEKIANGPSHPQGNGVRKEPVSTWVHKCFQGILTNETRCLRCETVTARDETFFDLSLDIEQNSSITSCLKNFSSTETLNAEDKFFCDKCCSLQEAQKRMKIKKPPNILVIHLKRFKYIEQLGRYKKLSYRVVFPLELKLSNTIDNADCEYSLFAVVVHVGSGPNHGHYVSLVKSHNHWLFFDDENVEMIDESMIQTFFGSTQEYSSNTDHGYILFYERLGGRS; this is encoded by the exons ATGGTGATGGGAGCCGCGGGCTCCAAGCTCGAGAAGGCTCTGGGAGACCAGTTTCCCGAAGGAGAGCGCTACTTTGGCCTCGAGAACTTCGGCAACACTTGCTATTGCAACAGCGTCCTGCAG gCTCTTTATTTTTGTCTCCCTTTCCGAGAACAATTACTGGAGTATTATGCAAATAACAAAACTGGGGGAGAAGCAGAAGACAATCTTTTGACATGTTTGGCTGATCTATTCACTCAG ATTAGCTCCCAGAAGAAGAAAACTGGTGTGATTGCTCCAAAGCGTTTTGTGCAGAGAGTGAAGAAACAAAATGAGCTTTTCCGCAGCTATATGCACCAG GATGCCcatgaatttttaaatttcttgctGAATGAGCTTGTTGATATTCTGGAGAAAGAGAATGCTGCAAAAACTTCCCCTGAAATCTCATCATCATCAGAAAAGATTGCAAATGGGCCTAGCCATCCTCAAGGCAATGGTGTTCGAAAAGAGCCAGTTTCTACATGGGTGCACAAATGTTTTCAG GGCATACTGACCAATGAAACAAGATGCTTACGGTGTGAAACTGTCACTGCGAGGGATGAAACTTTTTTCGACCTAAGCCTTGACATTGAGCAAAATAGTTCGATCACAAGCTGTCTCAAAAATTTCAGCTCAACAGAGACTTTAAATGCTGAGGATAAGTTCTTCTGTGACAAATGCTGCAG CTTGCAAGAAGCCCAGAAGAGGATGAAGATAAAGAAGCCACCAAACATCCTAGTGATCCATCTCAAGCGCTTCAAGTACATTGAGCAGCTTGGCCGGTACAAGAAGCTATCGTATCGTGTTGTGTTTCCTTTGGAGCTGAAGCTTAGCAACACCATTGACAACGCAGACTGCGAGTATTCTCTCTTTGCAGTTGTGGTGCATGTTGGGAGTGGGCCCAACCATGGTCACTATGTTAGTCTGGTCAAAAGTCATAACCATTGGCTGTTCTTCGATGATGAAAATGTGGAGATGATTGATGAGTCCATGATACAGACTTTCTTTGGGTCCACGCAGGAGTACTCGAGCAACACTGACCATGGGTACATCTTGTTCTACGAGAGGCTTGGTGGAAGAAGTTGA
- the LOC105041775 gene encoding transcription factor MYB93, protein MGRSPCCDEIGLKKGPWTPEEDQKLIQYIQKHGHGSWRALPKLAGLNRCGKSCRLRWTNYLRPDIKRGKFSSEEEQTILHLHSILGNKWSAIATHLPGRTDNEIKNFWNTHLKKKLIRAGIDPVTHHPRTDLFATLPQLMALASLGGLMGYRSLDDQLRAEAVQLANLQCLQNLLQSPAAINGSAIGSITNEMDPTNFMNQPLTTASSNLSHSPSTVVNAQTQLHHLSEILCSLEQPRGSDAKESSTSIDFRLEETKSLATPMVSPPPSALPPLADASMGSGDACSCFSYGGSVTASFWPEVLFDEPLLTEFA, encoded by the exons ATGGGAAGATCTCCCTGCTGCGATGAGATTGGCCTCAAGAAGGGCCCCTGGACTCCTGAAGAAGACCAGAAGCTCATCCAATACATCCAAAAGCATGGCCATGGCAGCTGGAGAGCCCTGCCAAAACTTGCTG gactcAACAGATGTGGCAAGAGCTGCAGGCTTAGATGGACAAACTACCTGAGGCCAGACATCAAGAGAGGGAAGTTCTCCTCTGAGGAAGAGCAAACCATTCTCCATCTTCACTCCATCCTTGGCAACAA GTGGTCGGCAATCGCAACACACCTCCCAGGCCGCACCGACAATGAGATAAAGAACTTTTGGAACACCCATCTAAAGAAGAAGTTGATCCGTGCCGGCATCGACCCGGTGACCCATCACCCAAGGACCGACCTCTTTGCCACCCTGCCCCAACTTATGGCCCTCGCCAGCCTCGGAGGTCTCATGGGCTACCGCTCGTTGGATGACCAGTTACGCGCAGAAGCGGTTCAGTTGGCGAACCTCCAGTGTCTTCAGAACCTCCTCCAGTCCCCGGCTGCCATTAATGGTAGTGCTATTGGCAGCATTACAAATGAAATGGATCCCACAAACTTTATGAACCAACCTCTTACTACCGCGTCTTCAAATCTTTCTCATAGCCCCTCAACAGTTGTTAATGCTCAAACTCAACTTCACCACTTGTCGGAGATTTTATGCAGTTTGGAGCAGCCTCGGGGCAGTGATGCCAAAGAGAGTTCCACATCTATTGATTTTAGACTGGAAGAGACCAAAAGCCTGGCTACACCGATGGTGTCTCCTCCTCCTTCGGCTCTTCCTCCTCTAGCCGATGCCTCGATGGGCAGCGGAGATGCTTGTAGCTGCTTTAGCTATGGCGGGAGTGTCACTGCTTCATTCTGGCCTGAGGTCTTATTTGACGAGCCTCTTTTGACTGAGTTTGCGTGA